From Lolium perenne isolate Kyuss_39 chromosome 5, Kyuss_2.0, whole genome shotgun sequence, a single genomic window includes:
- the LOC127299321 gene encoding oligopeptide transporter 1 isoform X2: MSSCILLAFVNEFFMYRSNQLAIGTVVVQIVTLPIGRFMASALPEKVMRVPVFGWKFSLNPGPFSLKEHCLITIFAGAGASGVYAMNIIAIVKVFYKRQINPYAAMLLAQTTQLLGYGWAGLFRTYLVDSAYMWWPLNLVQVTLFRAMHEEEKRPKGQLTRLQFFIIVMVCSFAYYLIPSYLFPAASTMSVLCWFFKDSVMAQQIGSGLKGLGVGSFGLDWNTVAGFVGNPLASPAFAIFNIMFGFAINNYIAVPFLYWTNTYNAKRFPIISSHVFDASGKRYDTNRILDPESFTLNLKEYNSYSRINLSVLFALNYGFGFAGLMSTLSHVALYHGKEIFDLWRKAASEKGREQDVHTRIMKRNYKTVPQWWFHLMLVLVLALSVFTCEGFGGQLQLPWWGLLLACAIALTFTLPIGIITATTNMQPGLNIITELIIGYLYPGKPLANVVFKTYGYISMGQALTFVSDFKLGHYMKIPPISMFFAQLAGTVTASTVHFATAWWLLTTVKNVCDVDTLPEGSPWTCPGDDVFYNASIIWGVVGPLRMFGRLGNYWQMNYFFLVGLLAPVPVWLLCRWYPRNAFFKNISIPLIFAGAGGLLPARSVNFIMWGFIGILFNYFIYRRHKAWWMRHNYVLAAGLDAGVAFMGVLTFISLGYFDIYGVQWWGGVADDHCPLASCPTAPGVVAKGCPVVSSA; this comes from the exons CATGGCGTCGGCGCTGCCGGAGAAGGTCATGCGCGTCCCAGTCTTCGGCTGGAAATTCTCCCTCAACCCGGGCCCTTTCAGCCTCAAGGAGCACTGCCTCATAACCATCTTCGCCGGAGCTGGGGCTAGCGGCGTCTATGCCATGAATATCATCGCCATCGTCAAGGTCTTCTACAAGCGGCAGATCAACCCCTACGCGGCAATGCTGCTCGCACAAACAACCCAG TTGCTTGGGTACGGATGGGCTGGCCTGTTTAGGACATATCTGGTAGATTCAGCCTACATGTGGTGGCCACTAAACCTTGTTCAGGTGACCCTTTTCAG GGCAATGCACGAGGAAGAGAAGAGGCCCAAGGGGCAGCTGACACGGCTGCAATTCTTCATCATCGTGATGGTCTGCAGCTTCGCCTACTACCTGATCCCCAGCTACCTGTTCCCAGCGGCCAGCACCATGTCGGTGCTGTGCTGGTTCTTCAAGGACTCCGTCATGGCGCAGCAGATCGGCTCCGGGCTCAAGGGTCTCGGCGTAGGCTCCTTCGGCCTCGACTGGAACACCGTGGCTGGGTTCGTCGGGAACCCGCTCGCCTCGccggccttcgccatcttcaacaTCATGTTTGGGTTCGCGATCAACAACTACATCGCCGTGCCATTTCTGTACTGGACCAACACCTACAACGCCAAGCGCTTCCCCATCATCTCGTCACACGTCTTTGACGCCTCCGGCAAGCGCTACGACACCAACCGCATCCTCGACCCGGAATCCTTCACGCTCAACCTCAAGGAGTACAACTCCTACAGCCGCATCAACCTCAGCGTGCTCTTTGCCCTCAACTATGGATTCGGCTTCGCTGGTCTAATGTCCACGCTCTCGCACGTTGCACTCTACCACGGCAA GGAGATTTTTGACCTGTGGCGGAAGGCAGCGTCAGAGAAGGGCAGGGAGCAGGACGTGCACACCAGGATCATGAAGAGGAACTACAAGACTGTGCCGCAGTGGTGGTTCCACCTGATGCTGGTCCTCGTGCTGGCGTTGTCCGTCTTCACCTGCGAGGGTTTCGGAGGTCAGCTGCAGCTGCCTTGGTGGGGACTCCTCCTTGCCTGCGCCATCGCCTTAACATTCACACTGCCCATCGGCATCATCACCGCAACCACAAATATG CAACCTGGACTAAATATCATCACGGAGCTCATCATCGGGTACCTGTACCCCGGGAAGCCACTTGCCAACGTTGTGTTCAAGACGTACGGCTACATAAGCATGGGGCAGGCGCTCACCTTCGTGTCGGATTTCAAGCTCGGGCACTACATGAAGATTCCCCCGATATCCATGTTCTTCGCTCAGCTGGCAGGGACTGTCACGGCATCGACCGTGCACTTCGCGACGGCGTGGTGGCTACTGACGACGGTGAAGAACGTCTGCGACGTGGATACTCTGCCGGAGGGCAGCCCCTGGACGTGCCCGGGGGACGACGTCTTCTACAACGCCTCCATCATCTGGGGCGTCGTCGGCCCGCTGCGCATGTTCGGCCGCCTCGGCAACTACTGGCAGATGAACTACTTCTTCCTCGTCGGCCTCCTCGCGCCCGTGCCAGTCTGGCTGCTCTGCCGCTGGTACCCGCGCAACGCCTTCTTCAAGAACATCAGTATACCGCTCATCTTCGCGGGCGCCGGCGGGCTTCTCCCGGCGAGATCCGTCAACTTCATAATGTGGGGCTTCATCGGCATCTTGTTCAACTACTTCATATACCGGCGGCACAAGGCATGGTGGATGAGGCACAATTACGTGCTCGCAGCAGGGCTCGATGCCGGCGTCGCCTTCATGGGGGTGCTCACGTTCATCTCGCTAGGCTACTTCGACATCTACGGGGTGCAGTGGTGGGGCGGCGTTGCTGACGACCACTGCCCCTTGGCATCATGCCCAACAGCGCCAGGAGTCGTAGCCAAGGGATGCCCAGTTGTCAGTTCAGCCTAA